From the genome of Papaver somniferum cultivar HN1 chromosome 2, ASM357369v1, whole genome shotgun sequence, one region includes:
- the LOC113350903 gene encoding nitrate regulatory gene2 protein-like encodes MGITNSKSKKSQALKLCKERKRFIKKAIDSRYALSVSHLSYIESLKTIGIALRQFVEVEEHDNKTPLSNYSYPSPSPTQSVETMDSLLHSHSSVSYMRTSASPAVTVKIDPVEEDESFHTPLPPPPPHTTNSSWDFFDANDELEEYGSLSRLRRFSLDNVSPVSEKKENTNFEKIGLKASCEISVEEKRCEFQQRGNKISENSYGQRKSNGGLVMSKVNSPVEARDLGLDSDGSKEALVGKVDKQSCEGRGDPSRFITHGGKDFLSSIKDIENRFFRASECGKEVSRMLETNKVVSKFSDGEGTSGASIFLVALHLACCHRGLDLNSKEPPNQMTKAITWYRSPSSQSSSSRHRLTSASRDDGDESWSDFNEEFSMITGSHSSTLDRLYAWEMKLYAEVKASERVKKKYDQKCNQLRHQFARDTSAEMIDKTRAVIKDLHSQIRVSLHAIDTIAKRIEKIRDEELRPQLAELIQGFICMWKIMLECHHAQYITISLAYHSKSSTTQACGEQYRQALNHLQHAVGCFITSFAGWIDAHKSYVEAVNGWLQNCILLPRERFKGRRVFSPRRALAPPIFVLCRDWSVGIKALPSRGVVHAFEALFSVLHQLEKEQKKQEHLDKRNGPNGDDRKNDKPSNLIVIHPNLNIALDRLTKFTEASLKMCECIGQASEMAEVAYTNCKVPRY; translated from the exons ATGGGTATTACAAATTCTAAGAGTAAGAAAAGTCAAGCTCTAAAGCTTTGTAAAGAGAGAAAAAGATTTATTAAAAAAGCTATTGATTCAAGGTATGCTTTATCAGTctctcatctttcttatattgaaTCCCTAAAAACAATTGGGATTGCTCTTAGACAATTTGTAGAAGTTGAAGAACATGATAATAAAACCCCCTTATCAAATTATTCTTACCCATCCCCATCTCCTACACAATCTGTTGAAACCATGGATTCCCTTTTACATTCTCACTCTAGTGTTAGTTATATGAGAACCAGTGCTAGTCCTGCAGTGACTGTTAAGATTGACCCGGTGGAGGAGGATGAGTCTTTCCATACTCcactaccaccacctcctcctcatACAACAAATTCTTCTTGGGATTTTTTTGATGCCAATGATGAACTTGAAGAATACGGTAGCTTGAGTAGATTGAGACGGTTTAGTCTTGACAATGTTAGTCCTGTGTCAGAAAAGAAAGAGAACACTAACTTTGAGAAGATTGGTTTAAAGGCTAGTTGTGAAATTTCTGTAGAGGAAAAAAGATGTGAGTTCCAGCAGAGGGGGAATAAGATTTCTGAGAATTCATATGGTCAACGTAAAAGCAATGGTGGTTTGGTAATGTCCAAAGTGAACTCACCAGTTGAAGCAAGGGATCTTGGGCTTGATTCTGATGGGTCAAAAGAAGCTTTGGTTGGTAAAGTAGACAAACAGTCGTGTGAGGGAAGGGGAGATCCTTCTAGATTCATTACTCATGGGGGTaaagatttcttatcaagtataaAGGATATCGAGAATCGGTTTTTCAGAGCTTCTGAATGTGGAAAAGAGGTGTCCAGAATGCTTGAAACTAACAAAGTTGTGTCCAAATTTTCGGATGGTGAAG GGACATCAGGGGCATCCATTTTTCTTGTGGCTCTTCATCTAGCCTGTTGTCACAGGGGACTGGACCTTAATTCTAAAG AACCTCCAAACCAGATGACAAAGGCTATTACATGGTACCGGTCGCCATCTTCACAGTCGTCTTCATCAAGACATCGCCTCACTTCAGCATCGAGAGATGATGGCGATGAGAGCTGGAGCGACTTTAATGAAGAGTTTTCAATGATTACAGGAAGTCACTCGTCCACCTTGGACAGACTGTATGCGTGGGAAATGAAGCTCTATGCTGAAGTGAAG GCCAGTGAACGTGTTAAGAAAAAGTATGACCAGAAATGCAACCAACTCAGGCACCAATTCGCCAGGGATACTAGTGCAGAGATGATAGACAAAACTCGTGCTGTTATTAAAGATCTCCATTCACAAATTAGAGTGAGCCTCCATGCTATTGATACTATTGCAAAAAGAATCGAAAAAATTAGGGACGAGGAGTTGAGACCGCAGCTTGCGGAGCTTATTCAGGG ATTCATCTGCATGTGGAAAATCATGCTAGAATGCCACCACGCACAATACATCACCATATCGTTAGCTTACCACTCGAAGAGCTCAACAACCCAAGCTTGTGGTGAACAGTATAGACAAGCTTTAAATCACTTGCAACATGCGGTTGGATGTTTTATAACAAGCTTTGCAGGCTGGATTGACGCCCACAAATCTTATGTGGAGGCTGTCAATGGTTGGCTGCAGAACTGCATTTTACTACCACGGGAGCGCTTCAAGGGAAGACGGGTCTTCTCACCTCGTAGAGCTCTAGCTCCACCTATATTTGTTCTGTGCCGTGACTGGTCAGTTGGGATCAAAGCCCTTCCATCTAGAGGTGTTGTTCATGCTTTCGAAGCCCTGTTTTCAGTTTTGCATCAGTTAGAGAAAGAACAGAAGAAGCAAGAACATCTGGACAAGCGTAATGGTCCTAATGGAGATGATAGGAAGAACGATAAGCCGTCAAACTTGATCGTAATACATCCAAATCTGAACATCGCACTGGATCGACTGACCAAGTTTACAGAAGCCTCACTAAAAATGTGTGAATGCATCGGACAAGCAAGCGAGATGGCTGAAGTTGCTTATACAAATTGCAAGGTTCCCAGATACTGA